DNA from Tindallia californiensis:
AGCGTATTTATAGATGTTTTTAAGTCCAATTCATGCAAGTGAATGATGAGTCTAAACACAGGAGGGTCTATCGATATGAGAATGGAAAAACTATATATTAACGGACAATGGAAAGATGCGGCTTCGGGAGAAAGTTTTGATGTCCTCAATCCGGCCGATGGAAGCCTGGTTGGTAAAATGGCAGCTGCCGGAAAGGAAGAAGTACTTGAGGCCATTGATGCGGCGGATCAGACTTTTGAAGAATGGTCCAACCTGCCGGCCCATGTGCG
Protein-coding regions in this window:
- a CDS encoding aldehyde dehydrogenase family protein produces the protein MRMEKLYINGQWKDAASGESFDVLNPADGSLVGKMAAAGKEEVLEAIDAADQTFEEWSNLPAHVR